In Betta splendens chromosome 19, fBetSpl5.4, whole genome shotgun sequence, the following proteins share a genomic window:
- the aclyb gene encoding ATP-citrate synthase isoform X4 has protein sequence MSAKAISEQTGKEFLYKHICTSAAVQNRFRYASVTAETDWSRLTQDHPWLLTERLVVKPDQLIKRRGKLGLVGINLDLQGVKEWLKTHLMKETTVGKAKGTLKNFLIEPFVPHTQEEEFYMCIYATREGDHVLFHHEGGVEVGDVDSKAERLMVAVGDKLSQDQVTQQLLTHVPEEKKEVLASFLVGIFNLYEDLYFTYLEINPLVVTRDGVYVLDMAAKIDATADFICKAKWGDVEFPPPFGREAYPEEAYIADLDAKSGASLKLTLLNPRGRIWTMVAGGGASVVYSDTICDLGGVGELANYGEYSGAPSEQQTYDYAKTILSLMTREKHVQGKVLIIGGSIANFTNVAATFKGIVRAIKDYQGPLKEHEVTIFVRRGGPNYQEGLRVMGEVGKTTGIPIHVFGTETHMTAIVGMALGHRPIPNQPPMDAHTANFLLNASNSAVTPATTRTASFSEPKSPNGVTPAKKCNAGLPADLLHSILWPLKNVATGDGREAQASTGCSGAKATTLFSKRTKTIVWGMQTRAVQGMLDFDYVCSRDEPSVAAMVYPFTGDHKQKFYWGHKEILLPVFKNMADAMKKHPEVDVLISFASLRSAFDSTVETMQYPQIHTIAIIAEGIPEAQTRKLIKMADEKGVTIIGPATVGGIKPGCFKIGNTGGMLDNILASKLYRPGSVAYVSRSGGMSNELNNIISRTTDGVYEGVAIGGDRYPGSTFMDHVLRYQDTPGVKMIVVLGEIGGAEEYKICQGITEGRITKPVVCWCIGTCATMFASEVQFGHAGACANQASETAVAKNQALRDAGAYVPMSFDELGNVIRKVYEDLVANGTIIPAQEVPPPTVPMDYSWARELGLIRKPASFMTSICDERGQELIYAGMPITEVFKEEMGLGGVLGLLWFQRRLPRYACQFIEMCLMVTADHGPAVSGAHNTIVCARAGKDLISSLTSGLLTIGDRFGGALDAAAKQFSKAFDSGLMPMEFVNKMKKDGKLIMGIGHRVKSINNPDMRVQILKDFVKQHFPSSQLLDYALDVEKITTSKKPNLILNVDGLIGVSFVDLLRTCGGFTRDEADEFVEIGALNGIFVLGRSMGFIGHYLDQKRLKQGLYRHPWDDISYVLPEHMSM, from the exons ATGTCGGCGAAAGCCATCTCCGAGCAGACAGGAAAAGAGTTCCTGTACAAGCACATCTGCACTTCAGCGGCCGTGCAGAACCGCTTCCGCTATGCCAGCGTTACCGCCGAGACGGACTGGAGTCGCCTCACACAGGACCATCCGTGGCTGCTGACAGAG CGTCTGGTGGTGAAACCAGATCAACTCATCAAGCGCCGTGGGAAGCTTGGATTAGTGGGCATCAACCTGGACCTGCAGGGTGTGAAGGAGTGGCTGAAAACCCACCTCATGAAGGAGACCACT GTGGGAAAAGCAAAGGGAACACTGAAGAACTTCCTGATTGAGCCATTCGTCCCCCACACACAG GAGGAGGAGTTTTACATGTGTATCTATGCCACACGTGAGGGCGATCATGTGCTCTTCCACCACGAGGGCGGCGTTGAAGTGGGCGATGTGGATTCCAAAGCAGAGAGGCTGATGGTCGCAGTGGGTGACAAGCTGAGTCAAGACCAagtcacacagcagctcctcacacaTGTTCCTGAAGAGAAGAAAGA AGTTTTGGCCAGTTTTTTAGTGGGCATCTTCAACCTATATGAGGACCTCTACTTCACCTACCTTGAGATCAATCCACTTG TTGTCACGCGTGATGGAGTGTACGTCCTCGACATGGCCGCCAAAATTGACGCAACAGCAGATTTTATCTGCAAAGCTAAATGGGGAGATGTGGAGTTCCCACCACCATTTGGAAGAGAAGCATATCCAGAG GAGGCCTATATAGCTGATCTGGATGCAAAGAGTGGTGCCAGTCTGAAGCTGACCCTGCTGAATCCCCGAGGACGGATCTGGACGATGGTGGCAGGAGGAGGGGCTTCAGTAGTTTATAG TGACACCATCTGTGACCTGGGTGGAGTGGGTGAGCTGGCGAACTATGGCGAGTACTCGGGTGCACCCAGTGAACAGCAGACCTACGACTACGCTAAAACCATTCTCTCGCTCATGACGCGAGAGAAACATGTTCAAG GGAAAGTGCTGATCATTGGAGGAAGCATTGCCAACTTCACCAATGTAGCAGCCACGTTTAAG GGCATTGTCAGGGCAATTAAAGACTATCAGGGTCCTCTGAAGGAACATGAGGTCACCATCTTTGTTCGACGTGGTGGACCCAACTACCAGGAGGGGCTGAGGGTGATGGGGGAAGTGG GTAAGACTACAGGTATTCCTATCCACGTGTTTGGTACCGAGACCCACATGACTGCCATTGTTGGAATGGCTCTAGGCCACCGGCCAATTCCGAACCAGCCACCAATGGATGCACACACGGCCAACTTCCTACTGAACGCCAGCAACAGTGCAGTG ACTCCTGCTACAACAAGAACAGCTTCCTTCTCTGAACCCAAGTCGCCAAATGGTGTCACCCCAGCAAAAAAGTGTAATGCAGGTCTTCCGGCAG ACTTACTTCATTCTATACTGTGGCCTCTGAAGAATGTGGCCACAGGAGATGGGAGAG AAGCACAAGCCTCTACAGGCTGCAGCGGAG CTAAAGCCACCACACTTTTCAGCAAACGCACCAAGACTATTGTCTGGGGCATGCAAACACGCGCTGTGCAGGGAATGCTGGACTTTGACTACGTATGCTCCAGGGACGAACCCTCCGTGGCAGCGATGGTCTACCCCTTCAC tGGAGATCACAAGCAAAAATTTTATTGGGGCCACAAGGAGATCCTGCTGCCGGTCTTCAAGAACATGGCAGATGCTATGAAGAAGCACCCAGAGGTGGATGTCCTGATCAGCTTTGCTTCCCTGCGCTCAGCCTTTGACAGTACAGTGGAAACCATGCAGTACCCTCAG ATTCACACCATTGCCATTATAGCCGAAGGTATCCCTGAAGCCCAAACAAGGAAGTTAATCAAGATGGCTGATGAGAAAGGTGTCACTATCATTGGCCCAGCTACA GTTGGTGGCATCAAGCCGGGCTGTTTTAAGATTGGCAACACTGGTGGCATGTTGGACAACATCTTGGCTTCCAAACTTTACCGTCCTGGTAGTGTGGCGTATGTGTCACGGTCTGGGGGCATGTCAAACGAATTGAACAACATCATCTCCCGCACCACAGATGGTGTTTATGAAGGTGTGGCCATTGGAGGAGACAG ATATCCAGGTTCGACTTTTATGGATCATGTTCTGCGCTATCAGGACACTCCAGGGGTCAAGATGATAGTGGTGTTAGGAGAG ATTGGAGGCGCAGAGGAGTACAAGATTTGCCAAGGTATCACAGAGGGAAGAATAACCAAACCTGTGGTGTGCTGGTGTATTGGAACCTGTGCCACAATGTTCGCTTCAGAG GTTCAGTTTGGCCACGCAGGAGCCTGTGCCAACCAGGCTTCAGAAACAGCAGTCGCCAAGAATCAGGCTCTCAGGGATGCTGGAGCTTATGTACCCATGAGCTTTGATGAGCTGGGCAACGTCATTAG GAAAGTTTATGAAGATCTGGTTGCCAATGGCACCATCATTCCTGCCCAGGAGGTTCCTCCACCAACAGTCCCAATGGATTACTCCTGGGCTAGA GAGTTAGGCCTGATCCGTAAGCCAGCCTCATTTATGACGAGCATCTGTGACGAGCGAGGCCAGGAGCTGATCTATGCTGGCATGCCGATCACTGAAGTCTTTAAAGAGGAGATGGGCTTGGGCGGAGTGCTCGGCTTACTCTGGTTCCAGCGCAG GTTGCCTCGCTATGCCTGCCAGTTTATTGAGATGTGCCTGATGGTGACCGCTGACCATGGCCCCGCCGTCTCTGGTGCACACAACACCATTGTCTGTGCTCGGGCTGGCAAAGACCTGATCTCAAGTCTCACCTCTGGCCTGCTCACCATC GGGGACCGTTTTGGAGGGGCTCTGGATGCAGCTGCAAAGCAGTTTAGCAAGGCATTTGATAGTGGCCTGATGCCCATGGAGTTTGTCAACAAAATGAAGAAGGATGGAAAGCTAATAATGGGCATTGGCCACAGAGTCAAATCG atcaACAATCCAGACATGCGGGTGCAGATTCTAAAGGATTTTGTCAAACAGCATTTCCCTTCCAGTCAGCTGCTCGACTATGCTCTAGACGTAGAGAAAATCACCACATCAAAG AAACCAAACCTGATTCTCAACGTAGATGGGTTAATCGGCGTTTCTTTTGTGGATCTGCTGAGGACATGTGGTGGCTTCACACG AGATGAGGCTGATGAGTTTGTGGAGATTGGTGCACTAAATGGAATCTTTGTCCTGGGACGGAGTATGGGCTTCATTG GTCATTACCTTGATCAGAAGAGGCTGAAACAGGGCCTGTACCGCCACCCCTGGGACGACATCTCCTACGTCCTCCCTGAACACATGTCCATGTAA